A window of Pleuronectes platessa chromosome 20, fPlePla1.1, whole genome shotgun sequence genomic DNA:
ttttgtacaaacacacacacaaggggaaAGATTGTCTGTGCAAAGTTGTGTGGCATTGTGGTACAaactaaataaacttttttctgTGTTATTCCGACTTTGGTCAAAGTGTGAAACAACTGCatgaaaaatgaatgtgaaCGTGCCTGAAAGAGAACGAGAGTCTCTCACCTGACAAGCCGTCATTTATTCTACCTCTCCCTGCCATGTGACCATCACACCTCTCACCAAATGTCCTTCCATCAGACAACACTGGTTTCTTACAAGTTTCTGAGCAGCTCTGATTGGTCGTTCAAACTGAACAAGACCTTAAGTCTGCCATGTTGAAAGTGTCCGAGTCAGATTTCACTGTCAATAACGAATCTTTAACTTTTCTTCATTTCTGCTCCGTTCTTTCTGATTCATCGCTGTGCTGCTGTCATATTGTTTCCAGATTAAAGTCTTGGTCTGGTCCAGCTCCACCTGTCACGTCTACATCAGTCTTTAGGTTCAGATTCACCTTGTGACTttagtttttatgtatttttaataaaacGCTTCTGGTTCTGACTCAGGATTTTTGTCTTCATTTAGCAAAGCAACACTTGTAAGTTCCCAGAAGTCACTTTGTTTTTGGTTTGTTGTTCGTGAACAAGATTCATCAAAAAATCGTTTTTCTAGAAACTTGGGGGAAGGATGAATCAAGAaagaatttagatttttcttctgTCTAAATGTGAAAtgggtcattttgtgtcatttcaccaatttccaacagaataattaataaatctTGATGGAAATAAATCTGACCTCTGATTTTGTGTAATTTGACTGTTGAGCTGAGGTTTGTGCTCCAAATGACAGAGTTTCTATTGTGAATGAGAGTAAATTGGGCTTTTAGCAGAAACAAAAAGagacaataatgaaaaataaccacaaaggtttttcttcttctctcagacAACACAACTAAAAACTGTTGAATTATTCATCAGAGAGGTTGAGATCTTTCCCACAGCAAACGTTACTGAGTCGACCGTCTAAGTTTTATTTCTGCCTTTTGTTTCATCTTTCTGGTTCACATGAAACTCAGACCTGCTGCCTGAGAATGAATTCAGGTTCATGTAAACACACCAAACCACTAAACCACCAGAGCAGAAGAGACAGATTTTATCTATAAAGCAAAAgttccattcacacacaaaacagacttatctgttttgtgtgtgaacaGCACGGAAGTATGCAAATTGGCTACTGCTAAAACACTCACAGTCTACACTGACTCCAGATATGCATTCGGTGTAACTCATGATTTTGATGCCCTTTGACAAAATATAAACTTTCTCTTTCAAAAAACAGGCTGTCACACTCACATCTgacgtgtcacttcctgtttttcataCCCAGGCAGTATGTATTGagatgtcctcctctctctctgcagtacaGTCCACTGTTACTCCTCCTGATATCTCCCTATGGAAGACCTCTGGTGCTATGTTCTGAACTGGTTTGTGGTATGTTCCTGACATCAAACCCTGTTTGCCAAAAATATTTCTTCCCCCATTGTCTTAAGTTAGATCACCGTAAAGATCATACAGCTTAAATGGGCATGTTACGTATGATCACAGAACATTGGTTTACGAAAGGTTTTTCCTCCTTTGCTCAAAAATACCGTCAGGCATGGGTAATCTGCGGCACACACAATGTTGGCAGGCCAGTGGCTGTAACCAGCCAGGCAGCACACCCACCGCCTGTATGACCTATTGGACATCTGATGATGGACTTCATAGAGCTGTCATCAGCAGAAGGTTAATCTCACTGCCTAACTCAATCTCCCAGGGTGCCGCAGGTCCTTTTTTCCAGACGAGCCAATATAAGGGGACTTCTGCCCCTCCTCGCTCTCATTCCACAATCCTACTAATGTGGCAGGCagccagcttctcctcctgaatCGGCGAGAGGAGAAACCTgatttctccagctcttcttctcttcccatcaaaCAAGAGGAGTTCAACGttgcagcttccagctcatctcacTAAGGAAACCTCATCGCATCTCAACCTCTACCAAACTCCTAGCAGTgactcgatgtcctgcaggtaagatTCAACGACCAACGGAGTcccacagctcaacagaaccgcGGATGCAGAACCTTACAACCAACCAGAGGCTTCACAGAACTGCGAACTGAATTACAActtccttttcccttttcctcggTAACatactgggcttaataattatacgaGGCTAAGcaaaactgtttatttgattctgtgtggtgtttataagtttgatatgtgatGTGATATTGTGTTTATAAGTCATTCGAAAGTAAGGTTAGCTTGTAATGCTCTTCACAGgctttctttgcatttcagtCTGACTTTTGCCTTCTCTGATTTAACATCttaacagacacacgcatatctcTACACCTACTTATCTCCTCCCCAACATCAAGATGTGATGAAAGCATGCTAGGGAAGGTGTGCACTTTGGCCAAGCCACCATTTTGAGACACCCTGATTTacataggcacacacacacactcacatacacatctttgtttagttaATACATGTTAGTAAtttgttttatactttattatattcataacaaatgtttttctttcaaaaatgttctttcattaatgttgcataagtgaacttTGCCAAAcgctacactgtcaagaactccatgaccttcactgttcattatataatctttaatagtaaatattgagatttctaattgaactagatcgaAATGAGAcggatcttaatcaataaatttactatcttttcccttcctttgaagggtggtgccccgaggtaactttaaccaattaaagttatgattgaatacaaatgttttaaatattaatgtcttatattttattttgaagacacAGGTCTCACATGGATAAGGTTCCTCTCTCTGGTGCTGATGTGAATGTGGATGAGAAAACGAACCAGGTCTAATCTCTCACCTTATGAGATTCTCTTTGAAGTGTTGTCCTCTCCACGTCCGTCAACAGACTTgtgtgataatgatgatgatgttgtgtaACCTGATTTCCTCCGACACCTTCCAGTTTTCTTTGTATATGCTTGCTCAATTACAGGAATGTATATTTTTCTTTgcacagaaacagcagcagttACCTATTGTGTCCTCATCGCCATGCATCTTTTGTTCTAGAATGCCTCCATGGTGGATGTGACCCTGTACGAATGCAAAGTGCACGTGGTCAAGACTCGTCAATATTCTtctatgatttgatgtttgttattgatgtttgttgtgatgtttcTTGATTGTTTTTCCTTAGTGGTCATAGTTTTATATGATAAAAAGGGAGGAGTGTAATTGACAATTTCACTGATCAATGTCTTACTATTGTGAAGAATGTCTTACTACTGGTTTGACTGTTTTCTGTGCACTTAGCTGATACAACATCAATGTCTTCCACATCCTGTTGACCTAACTTGTGCAACTGTGTGCTGGATTTGATTCGTCTTtttgtcacagtgatgtcagaCCGCAATCGGTgtctacttcctgttttgtttcctgtttatcacattgtataaaaaccttcctttttaacTTCTAGTGGTTGCACTCTGAGCCATGCTGCTGGCTGTGTAACCCTCTGCAGAGCTAATAATTAAAGCTCTATGGCAACTCCGGTCTGAGaaactcattatttcaaatctcatgaTAAATTTCAACGACATCACAACacaccctccacctcctcaccctccgAAGAAGCGTGGAGTTGTGCCAATGTTGCAAGGTGTCCGCGCACGGACGCACACGGGGTCTCTCGATAAAATAGACGAGCGAGCACGAACAAAGTTCACTTGTAAACAAACCTGCAGCGGATCTGCGGAGCTTCTGGAGCCCACGATGTGCAGCCGGAGAACATGTGTGATTCTAGGCGTCATCGGCGTCCTGCTCGGCGTCATCATCACCGTGGCTGTGGTGCTGACACTCCCACTCAAAAGAACTTTCATCCGCAGGTGTGAGCTGTTCCCAGGGTGAGTGCTTcagtttttacttttaatatcaTGTGGAAAAACAAGTGAAGTGTCAGAATGAACTGATCAATATATGGTTTAACACATGAGGAGCCCAGGTAAACAACTTAATTAATGATCTAGGTTCCTACatatgttatattattatattatattttattaataataataatacagataaTAATTATACGAATAAGAATAGGAATTATGATAATTcgtcttattcttattcttactATCATCAGACAAACACATATTTCCTTAGGTGACCTACACCAAACAGGTgtatttctttttccatttgcaGGGACATGGTGATTTGAAGTAATATTTCACTGCagcagtcagtggggggggggggggggcagtgcacTGTCTGTGACAATCACAGTTTCTGTGAGCGCTGCATGACAATAACTATTATATAAGTATTTAAGTAAATCATACAAACTTATACAAACCATACACACgaacaataataaagaaaatgtatttcatctcATGACATCGACTATAAactcttcattgcagataaaccaggtaagATAAACACAAACTTTTCAAACTTCAATTAGTGGAAGACAATCAATacctaaatataaatgttaataTACCTTAGAAATAAATAGAGGAACTCAATGTAACTCTCTGCACAGTTTCAGATTTCCTATTTGTGCCACTGACACTGCATCTCTCTGAGTCGGGTCTGAGTCTTCAACTTTGTCTATAACATCCTGAGGGTTACTTCTATCAATAATTGATTTCTTCTGCAAGTGTTCCCTGGACATGCGGAGTCCTAGTTACACATATGATGCACTGAAACAGAAGGTGAGGTCGTACTCTTGACCCACGTCCCTGAGCCAAAGGCgctgtcatttcattttcaggtaCGACTGTGAAAACTTATGGTCTGTGTTCCAACAAGCCTACGTAGGCAAGGACCCTTGTAACGTTCCCATGGAAGCCTACGACCCTCTCATCGCCGCAGCCCCCTTCAAACCGGCATGCAACAGAGTAAACAtccatcctcacctcacccAGTCTGAGCAGACGTCTTCTTTCATAATGAAGAATAATCTGTTTCACCGTTGGATGTTAATATTcttcttttttgggggtttagaTGATGTTCTGGAGCAAAACTAAAGACCTGGTCCAGGATTTCACTAAGAAGCGCGGATGTTTCCTCACCCTGGAGAAGACGTTGCTGGGATCTGTCCTGGACGATCTGTCATGGTGCGGGGAGGAGGGCAGCAGCGGTGAGAACCTTCTGAAATTTCTCCTATTTTAGCAGCAttagaggttgttttttttcaccattTAGGCAAAAAGCGGTGAccctcctttgtgtgtgtgtgtgtgtgtgtgtgtgtgtgtgtgtgtgtgtgtgtgtgtgtgtgtgtgtgttggtgtatgttggtgtgtttgtgtgtgtgtgtgtgtgtgtgtgtgtgtgtgtgtgtgtgtttgtgtgtgtgtgtgtgtgtgttggtgtgtgtgctaCATACTTCAGCTACATAAGTGATATGCGCTGTAgttatattggcccaggttgataaaacgtcgagtggtggtgggggagtgcatagagcTATGGGGGAGTGTACTACGTGCGACTATGATGtctatttcggtcgtaatcccattcgacgcactctagcataccctttctgaaatagaggaaccacaacaaatcgtggGAGTgggttttttccagagtttttgggacggtagacatgccagatacccaaattaacgtgtagaagcactacaaaagtggaattttcataatatatcCCCCTGTATGCGACGTCTCTGTTCTACAAGCAACACAGACACCAATAAAGATTTGAACGTCTGTGTTTTGTAGAAACGTTCAAGAGGTTCTGCCGGAGGAAATGCGAGAACAACCCCGTCGGCTCGTTCTGGAGAAGAGCCTCGGCTGCTGTAAGTTACCGACAGGAGTTCACCCACAGTCTGAACTACACGTGTGCAACATGAGGTGAATCTCTCCCATCAATGGGGCTTTGTGTCGGTCTCCATGGAGCCACATTGCAGAGCTCTCTCCTGAGCGAGCAGCAGAAACCCACACAGCCACAGGAGCCTGACAGACTCACATTAGCAGTCGCACAGCGGCCAAACAGATGACGTGAGAATAATCTGACCTTACACTGCTTTTTAAACATCGAGGGGGGGGGTTGTCCTACAGAtcttaaaagggatagttcacccaaaaatgaaaatgcactcatcatctactcaccactatgaagGAGGGGTGGGTGAGGTGTTTCAGACtaaggggtaaacagtgttgcagccaaatccaatgtCCACATcccaggaggttgtgttttcacattaTGCATGTAGACTGATATCGGTTGGCGGCGGCATCCGACTACAGGACGGTGATTTTAGCGTGTTGGTCATGTGTGTAGTTTGCAGATGTGGCCTGTGGTGACGTCACAGCGGTGCTAGACGGATCCATCGAGAAGCCGTTCGACCCCGAGAGGTAAAACTCTGCTCCTCCGGTGTTTTAGAACCCAAAATGAAATCCTGGAAGGTCAAGAGGATAGTGAGCGCTCTCTGCTGGATCACAAGTCAAACTACATCAGACATGTTGTATATTATTTTGAATTCTTAAAGTTTCTTATCCTCTAAATTGTCCTTTTATGTTTTTGCTGTCAGTACCTTTGGAAGCATCGAACTCAAAAGGTTCAAGTCCCCTAGAGTGAGAAGCCTGAAGATCGTTCTGGTCTCACGGAAGAAGGCTTTGTAAGACTAAGACTagttttttgtttattcttgatgtaataattatattagttagaacacaaacacgcagacGGACTTGAACTGATACTGTGAAAACTGAccctgttttctgtttcatttaaCTTCAGGTCGAACTGTATGAATACATCTTTGCAGGATTTACAGAGAGAGCTGGGTGCAGGAATTACATACAGCTGTACAGAAATGACTGAGTAAGtaatagtgataataataataaacacaaaactacacaaagtgcttcacattaAAGCAGTTCAAACATGATCCAACAAGAAAAACACGAAAATTAGACATAAACAACAGGTTAAGACTAAATTCAAAGGGATGAATCAGCCAGCAGGTCCAATACTTCAGtgtatttaataaattaaacagaTTTAGGACAGAGGACGTGGAGCTTGTGTGCAGGAGACAAGGTGatcacatgttttcttttcttttctcacacTGTATCTTGACTTTGTTTCTTCTGCCTCTGGTTTTTAGATCTCAGTTCAATGAGTGCAGCTCTGATCCAGAGAAACCTTGCGGCCCCTGCTGGTGAAAATGTCCAATGACAAGAGGAAACCAAAACCTGCTGTAAAtctacagtttgtttttcatgaaTCAAAATGTgccttttaaatgtatttagtaGATTTTGggccagtttgacataatgtgAAATGATGGGttaacattttttgtattttgaaatgaaaagattCAGGGTGTGATGAGGAGTTTTGTAGCCAGTTTAAACCACTTGTCATCGAGGGTAAAGTTCCACTGCTTAATGgtaaatgattatttttatataaaaacgcTTTCCTTGTGATTGATAACCACAAGCTGCTCCGTCCTCATTATCTTTAACTGACAACCTCAGGTGCTATCGTCATTTCCTGTAACTTTTTTACAGTAAAAACCATCAGACTGTATTTAACCCCGCTACAATTTTTAAGTATTGAAATGATGCCATTTCGCAATAATGTCATCATGGCGTTACAATGAACAACGATTGGTTAATGTAGATAAAACTAGAGATTGTATCTCTAATTTTATTGGCTGCAAAACTTAACCAGTTATAAACTATATGATGTAACGTTCTGACTTTATAGAGACCAAGTGccagtaaatattttttttatataaatgatttttttaactATGCATGACATCCTTTTCTGATGTCACTGATCACATGATAGggaataattttctcatcaataCAAACCATAGATCTTTTATTTGACCACTATCTtgtaaaaatgacatttaacctttgacctttatccAATCAGCCAAGAAAggttatttataatatataatataatattcccTCCAGGTTTGGTGATAAAGTGTTCATATGTTTCCGAGTTattttatacaaacacacacacaaggggaaAGATTGTCTGTGCAAAGTTGTGTGGCATTGTGGTACAAACTAAATAAACTTTTCTCTGTGTTATTCCGACTTTGGTCCAAGTgtgacaaaaaagaaacaactggatgaaaaatgaatgtgaaCGTGCCTGAAAGAGAACGAGAGTCTCTCACCTGACAAGCCGTCATTTATTCTACCTCTCACTGCCATGTGACCATCACACCTCTCACCAAATGTCTTTCCATCAGTTCTTACACTAGACACGTTTCCAGGGAGCTCTGATTGGTCGTTTACAATAGTGGCAGTAGATAAGAAAATTGACACATTTACATGCTCTGGAGTCTGCCATGTTGAAAGTGTCCAAGTCAATAACGAATCTTTAACTTTTCTTCATTTCTGCTCCGTTCTTTCTGATTCATCGCTGTGCTGCTGTCATATTGTTTCCAGATTAAAGTCTTGGTCTGGTCCAGCTCCACCTGTCACGTCTACATCAGTCTTTAGGTTCAGATTCACCTTGGGACTTtagtttttatgtgtttttaataaaaatgcttCTGGTTCTGACTCAGGATATTTTTCttcattacttttatttaatgaTGATTTCCCTTCCTATGGTCTTAAAAatctttaaagaaaatgttgaagaaaatgtgaaattacTGTATTTGTGTGCAATAACGATGGAGAGATTCAAATGATCTTTGATGAGCAAGATAACAGATGATGCAGTTATGTGACAACTTT
This region includes:
- the LOC128425478 gene encoding ADP-ribosyl cyclase/cyclic ADP-ribose hydrolase 1, coding for MINFNDITTHPPPPHPPKKRGVVPMLQGVRARTHTGSLDKIDERARTKFTCKQTCSGSAELLEPTMCSRRTCVILGVIGVLLGVIITVAVVLTLPLKRTFIRRCELFPGYDCENLWSVFQQAYVGKDPCNVPMEAYDPLIAAAPFKPACNRMMFWSKTKDLVQDFTKKRGCFLTLEKTLLGSVLDDLSWCGEEGSSETFKRFCRRKCENNPVGSFWRRASAAFADVACGDVTAVLDGSIEKPFDPESTFGSIELKRFKSPRVRSLKIVLVSRKKALSNCMNTSLQDLQRELGAGITYSCTEMTESQFNECSSDPEKPCGPCW